In Chryseobacterium camelliae, one DNA window encodes the following:
- a CDS encoding AAA family ATPase translates to MDKHLSYFEVRWKNFKGFADTGWVKIKPITIILGSNNCGKTSFLAPFLLMNQTINSRDRFSPLIVKGDMYDGGNYQEIVKDYRTENEIYFGYKYHIHDTDQKLEQLGSYAPGAFEVTFKEEKNGEIKLKKKTIYDIFNRKFLTLSYQSNGKYKYSGIGSDGMNQNEKSAILNSEPINFLFSPNSVLSDLETKEEDNNENEKIKRKVERFTKGFSQFLGAISYNNSRVRQYLGDLSFIGPIRDNPHRIYEITNETYSTVGSKGENMPNLIKKIGDDNEELNNWVKRFGFGDRIQLKHHYSNTYSLRFLKDNTHFYTSIANAGFGASQVLPLIVQAIVSPKRSITIAEQPEIHLNPKIQCELAELFASMANKGQTVVVETHSEHLLLRIRRLVAEEKLNAENVAIYFVERENHESNIKEIKLQENGNIKPIDWPKDFFGESLKESLAMASEQVKRKKRHD, encoded by the coding sequence ATGGACAAACATTTAAGCTATTTTGAAGTTAGATGGAAAAACTTCAAAGGATTTGCTGATACTGGTTGGGTTAAAATAAAACCGATTACGATAATCTTAGGATCAAACAACTGTGGAAAAACTAGTTTTCTTGCACCTTTCTTATTGATGAATCAAACCATCAACTCTAGAGATAGATTTTCACCATTAATTGTTAAAGGAGATATGTATGACGGAGGAAATTATCAAGAAATTGTCAAAGACTACAGAACTGAAAACGAAATATATTTTGGGTATAAATATCACATACACGATACGGACCAAAAGTTAGAACAACTTGGTTCGTATGCACCAGGAGCTTTTGAAGTCACATTCAAAGAAGAAAAAAACGGAGAAATTAAACTTAAAAAGAAAACTATTTATGATATTTTTAATCGCAAGTTTTTAACACTATCTTACCAATCAAATGGAAAATATAAATATTCTGGAATTGGTTCTGATGGAATGAATCAAAATGAAAAAAGTGCCATTTTAAACAGTGAACCTATAAATTTTCTTTTTTCCCCAAATTCAGTGCTCTCAGATCTAGAAACAAAAGAAGAAGATAATAATGAAAATGAAAAAATCAAAAGAAAAGTAGAAAGATTTACTAAAGGTTTTTCCCAATTTCTTGGTGCTATATCTTATAATAATTCTCGAGTGAGACAATATTTAGGAGATTTAAGTTTTATTGGACCTATTCGTGACAACCCGCATAGAATCTATGAAATAACCAATGAGACTTATAGTACAGTTGGAAGTAAAGGTGAAAACATGCCCAATCTTATTAAGAAAATCGGAGATGATAATGAAGAATTGAATAATTGGGTGAAGCGTTTTGGGTTCGGAGATAGAATTCAATTAAAACATCATTACAGTAATACTTATAGTTTGAGATTTTTAAAGGACAATACGCATTTTTATACTAGTATTGCAAATGCAGGTTTTGGAGCTTCTCAAGTTTTGCCTTTAATTGTACAAGCAATTGTATCCCCAAAAAGAAGTATTACTATAGCTGAACAACCGGAAATCCACCTTAATCCTAAAATTCAATGTGAACTAGCTGAACTTTTTGCATCAATGGCTAATAAAGGTCAAACTGTTGTTGTAGAAACACATAGTGAACATTTATTGTTAAGAATTCGTAGATTAGTAGCTGAAGAAAAATTAAATGCAGAAAATGTCGCTATTTATTTTGTTGAGCGTGAAAACCATGAATCAAATATTAAAGAAATTAAGCTACAAGAAAACGGGAATATTAAACCTATTGATTGGCCTAAAGATTTTTTTGGAGAGTCATTAAAAGAATCATTAGCCATGGCAAGTGAACAAGTAAAAAGAAAAAAAAGACATGATTGA
- a CDS encoding helix-turn-helix domain-containing protein, with product MQDKKIHQGRNIKRFREMLGIKQEALAFDLNCSQQKISIIEQKETVEKDMLEKIAGLLNVPVEAIENMEEDQAVNIIANTFDNGSILNGINYNPSFHPIDKVLQLHEEKIALYERMLKEKDEMMAKLEQYLQKP from the coding sequence ATGCAGGACAAGAAAATACATCAGGGCAGGAACATCAAGCGGTTCCGGGAAATGCTGGGCATCAAGCAGGAAGCACTGGCTTTCGATCTCAATTGCAGCCAGCAAAAGATATCTATTATTGAGCAAAAAGAGACTGTCGAAAAGGATATGCTGGAAAAGATTGCCGGCCTTCTGAATGTTCCGGTAGAAGCTATTGAAAACATGGAAGAAGACCAGGCAGTGAATATTATTGCCAATACTTTTGACAATGGTTCTATACTTAATGGAATCAACTATAATCCTTCGTTCCATCCTATAGACAAAGTTCTGCAACTCCACGAAGAGAAAATTGCTCTGTACGAAAGAATGCTGAAAGAGAAAGACGAAATGATGGCGAAGCTGGAGCAATACTTGCAGAAACCGTGA
- a CDS encoding DUF2461 domain-containing protein codes for MKKAFEFLKQLERNNNREWFTTHKAEYETIAKENKTLFNQIHAELQQHDQVPGIHMYRIYRDVRFSKDQTPYKTHFGVGYSRLKPMLRGGYYIHLEHGNSFVGGGFWGPDAKDLLRIRKEFEISTAEIEKITSDQTFINYFKEIKGDAVKTAPRGFDKNLPAIDLIRKKQYVVMRPLTDQEVFSADFPKEAVLTLLAMRPFFDYMSEVLTTDLNGASLI; via the coding sequence ATGAAAAAAGCCTTTGAATTCCTCAAGCAGCTGGAAAGAAACAACAACCGGGAATGGTTTACCACCCACAAAGCGGAGTATGAGACGATAGCAAAAGAAAACAAAACCCTTTTCAATCAGATCCATGCAGAGCTTCAGCAACATGACCAGGTACCGGGAATCCATATGTACAGGATTTACCGGGATGTTAGGTTTTCAAAGGATCAGACGCCGTACAAAACCCATTTCGGGGTCGGGTATTCCCGCCTGAAACCGATGCTGAGAGGAGGCTATTACATCCATCTTGAGCACGGCAACAGCTTCGTGGGCGGCGGATTCTGGGGACCGGATGCCAAAGACCTGCTCCGCATCCGCAAAGAATTTGAAATCAGCACCGCGGAAATTGAAAAGATTACATCAGACCAAACCTTTATCAATTATTTCAAAGAAATTAAAGGTGATGCCGTGAAAACAGCACCCAGAGGTTTCGATAAAAACCTTCCCGCCATCGACCTGATCAGAAAAAAGCAGTATGTCGTTATGCGGCCGTTGACCGATCAGGAAGTTTTTTCTGCCGATTTCCCAAAAGAAGCGGTGCTCACCTTACTGGCCATGCGCCCTTTTTTCGATTACATGAGCGAAGTGCTTACGACGGATTTGAATGGAGCTTCCTTAATTTAA
- a CDS encoding cysteine hydrolase family protein, with product MNTALIIIDIQNDYFQNGKAELSHPDKASANARLLLEHFRRKNLPVVHIQHIASRPEATFFISGSPGAEIHHDVQPTDQEQIIIKHYPNSFRDTHLLEYLKSKNITDLVICGMQTHMCVDATTRAAKDFGFNCIVIGDACATKDLAVNGATVKAADVQTAFLSALNYFYSTVMTTEEYLKQ from the coding sequence ATGAATACAGCCTTAATCATCATCGATATCCAAAACGATTATTTTCAGAACGGGAAAGCAGAACTGTCACATCCCGATAAAGCAAGCGCTAATGCCAGATTACTGCTTGAACATTTCAGAAGGAAAAATCTGCCTGTTGTCCATATTCAGCATATTGCCAGCCGGCCCGAGGCAACATTTTTCATCTCCGGTTCACCAGGTGCGGAAATCCACCATGACGTGCAGCCCACAGATCAGGAACAGATTATTATCAAGCATTACCCGAACAGCTTCAGGGATACCCATCTTTTGGAATACCTGAAATCTAAAAATATCACCGATCTGGTTATCTGCGGCATGCAGACGCATATGTGTGTAGATGCAACAACAAGAGCCGCAAAAGATTTTGGATTTAACTGTATTGTTATCGGCGATGCCTGTGCAACAAAAGACCTTGCTGTAAACGGAGCTACGGTGAAAGCTGCTGATGTACAGACCGCATTTTTATCGGCCCTGAATTATTTTTATTCAACCGTAATGACCACAGAAGAATACTTAAAACAATAA
- a CDS encoding DUF6273 domain-containing protein: protein MVKNDTIIFGNHNWRVLDIKNGRALIITGDIIELQWYHREFTDITWADCQLRNYLNKVFYNTFNPDEKAKIIAVTNINSDNQWFKTKGGSDTLDHIFLLGLEDVCEYFGDSKENLFVKGKQKWLIDDENNQERQAKFKGKNHWWRLRSPGYYGRTSASVNSNGNVYVRGNGVYGTPKDGGGIRPALWLKTD, encoded by the coding sequence ATGGTAAAAAATGACACAATTATTTTCGGCAATCATAACTGGCGGGTGCTTGACATCAAAAACGGCAGAGCATTAATTATCACAGGAGACATTATAGAACTTCAGTGGTATCATCGTGAGTTTACCGATATTACCTGGGCTGACTGTCAATTAAGGAACTACCTGAATAAGGTGTTTTATAATACATTCAACCCGGATGAAAAAGCAAAAATTATTGCGGTAACCAATATCAACAGCGATAACCAATGGTTTAAAACAAAAGGTGGAAGTGACACTCTTGACCATATATTCCTACTTGGTCTTGAAGATGTCTGTGAATACTTTGGAGATAGTAAAGAAAACTTATTCGTTAAAGGCAAACAGAAATGGCTGATTGATGACGAGAATAACCAGGAACGACAAGCAAAGTTTAAGGGTAAAAATCATTGGTGGAGGCTTCGTTCCCCCGGTTATTACGGCCGGACTTCTGCAAGTGTGAATTCCAACGGGAATGTGTATGTCCGTGGCAACGGCGTTTACGGAACTCCGAAAGACGGCGGCGGCATACGCCCTGCATTATGGCTGAAAACTGACTGA
- a CDS encoding dihydrofolate reductase family protein yields MRKIIYYVASSLDGFISGLNDDISGFVGTGNGVDQYLADLARFDTVIMGRNTYEFGYKYGMEPGQPAYPHMKHYIFSDTLELQNPHPQVQVKKLDLSEIDQLQREAGTDIYLCGGGQLAGWLLDHQKISTVKVKLNPLILGEGVTLFGDSTSSYKLELVDSSIYEAGLQLMTFNIIY; encoded by the coding sequence ATGAGAAAAATAATCTATTACGTGGCAAGCTCACTGGACGGCTTTATTTCAGGCCTCAATGACGACATCAGCGGTTTCGTGGGAACAGGAAACGGCGTGGACCAATACCTGGCAGATCTGGCCCGGTTCGATACGGTTATCATGGGAAGGAATACTTATGAATTTGGCTATAAATACGGCATGGAGCCCGGACAGCCTGCCTATCCGCATATGAAGCATTATATCTTTTCAGACACCCTGGAACTTCAAAACCCACATCCGCAGGTACAGGTAAAAAAGCTGGACCTTTCCGAAATAGATCAGCTGCAAAGAGAAGCAGGAACAGACATTTATCTTTGCGGCGGCGGACAGTTGGCAGGCTGGCTTCTGGACCATCAGAAAATCAGCACGGTGAAGGTCAAACTGAATCCTCTGATACTGGGAGAAGGGGTCACGCTGTTCGGGGATTCTACTTCAAGCTATAAACTGGAGCTGGTAGACAGTTCAATATATGAGGCCGGATTACAATTGATGACATTCAATATAATCTATTGA
- a CDS encoding GNAT family N-acetyltransferase: MTSSITIREYQTKDKSEVINLIRLNTPKYFAVEEEDLNQYLETERELYYVLLYDQKIVGCGGINFADNNTVGKISWDILHPDYQGKSLGTKLLNYRIDKLNSIDGIQKITVRTSQVAYRFYEKLGFELFEVKKDYWAEGFDMYNMEYKTKYNQNENRNPSYQPS; this comes from the coding sequence ATGACAAGCTCCATTACAATTAGAGAATACCAAACCAAAGACAAAAGTGAGGTCATTAACTTAATAAGGCTAAATACGCCCAAATATTTTGCAGTTGAAGAAGAAGATTTGAATCAATACCTGGAAACGGAAAGGGAACTTTATTATGTTTTATTGTATGATCAAAAAATTGTTGGCTGTGGTGGGATCAATTTTGCAGACAATAATACAGTGGGAAAAATTAGCTGGGACATACTCCATCCAGATTATCAGGGAAAGTCCTTGGGAACAAAATTACTAAACTACCGAATAGACAAGCTAAATTCTATTGACGGAATACAGAAAATTACTGTAAGGACTTCACAGGTTGCATATAGATTCTATGAGAAGCTGGGATTTGAGCTTTTTGAAGTTAAAAAAGATTATTGGGCAGAGGGATTTGATATGTATAATATGGAATATAAAACAAAATATAATCAGAATGAAAATCGAAACCCATCATATCAACCATCTTAA
- a CDS encoding DUF4180 domain-containing protein: MKIETHHINHLKIAEIITDQIILSTPEEGLDILGNLYYQGFDGIMIHKENITPDFFDLKTKIAGEILQKFAQYQMPLIILGDFSSFSSKSLNDFIYESNKGRQVNFLPSRSEAIRVWSHI; the protein is encoded by the coding sequence ATGAAAATCGAAACCCATCATATCAACCATCTTAAAATTGCTGAAATTATAACGGACCAGATTATTTTGAGTACTCCCGAAGAAGGATTGGATATATTAGGAAATTTGTATTATCAGGGCTTTGATGGTATAATGATCCATAAAGAAAATATCACCCCAGATTTTTTTGATTTGAAAACTAAAATCGCGGGAGAAATCCTTCAGAAGTTCGCACAATATCAGATGCCGCTGATCATTCTTGGTGATTTTTCTTCTTTCAGCAGCAAGAGTTTAAACGACTTCATCTACGAAAGCAATAAAGGCAGACAGGTTAACTTCCTACCCTCCCGGTCCGAAGCCATACGAGTATGGTCCCATATCTAA
- a CDS encoding GNAT family N-acetyltransferase produces the protein MKIERLAALTVEQFESLGNDGYTSDQKFVLTTTREIHSFSFSLSLTDLNETYIKDYGTTPEDIEEYNEIILKGDSFGAYDNEELAGMAICEEQHWNSSLHLCNLLVSEKQRQKGIGTLLMAKVIRHARDKNCRIIDLETQNTNVPAIRFYLKQGFRITGLRTDVYDDGITEEAIFMTLRV, from the coding sequence ATGAAGATAGAACGCTTAGCAGCACTTACTGTTGAACAATTTGAATCGTTAGGAAATGACGGCTATACTTCCGATCAGAAATTTGTTCTGACCACCACTCGGGAGATTCATTCGTTTTCATTCAGCCTGTCACTAACGGATCTGAATGAGACGTATATAAAAGATTACGGCACAACGCCTGAAGATATTGAAGAATATAATGAAATCATCCTGAAAGGAGATTCATTCGGAGCATATGACAACGAGGAACTTGCCGGAATGGCCATCTGTGAAGAGCAACACTGGAATAGCAGCCTGCATCTCTGCAATCTGTTGGTTTCGGAAAAACAAAGACAGAAAGGTATTGGAACACTCTTAATGGCAAAAGTCATCCGGCATGCAAGAGACAAAAATTGCAGGATCATAGACCTTGAAACCCAGAACACCAACGTGCCCGCCATTCGGTTTTATCTAAAACAAGGCTTCAGAATAACAGGATTAAGAACAGATGTATACGATGACGGGATCACTGAAGAAGCCATTTTTATGACGCTCAGGGTATAA
- a CDS encoding GNAT family N-acetyltransferase, translated as MKITDNSFIFKQLGKNDKFPYELLLLADPSKKMIDTYIRHSEVFTAVYQEETIGVIALFPLEKNTAEIKNIAVKPEFQQQGIGTFLIENTFLAAKNNGMKSIMIGTANSSIGQLLLYQKLGFEMTEIKRNFFLDHYAETIFENGIQAKHMVVLERSLK; from the coding sequence ATGAAAATAACAGATAACAGCTTTATATTCAAGCAACTGGGAAAGAATGATAAATTTCCTTATGAACTTCTGCTGCTTGCAGATCCGTCTAAGAAGATGATTGATACATACATCAGGCATTCTGAAGTGTTTACAGCTGTATACCAGGAAGAAACCATAGGGGTTATCGCCCTGTTCCCTCTTGAAAAAAATACGGCTGAAATTAAAAACATTGCAGTAAAACCGGAATTTCAACAACAGGGAATTGGCACTTTCCTTATTGAAAATACCTTTCTGGCAGCCAAAAACAACGGAATGAAAAGCATTATGATAGGCACAGCCAATTCAAGTATCGGGCAACTCCTCCTCTACCAGAAATTAGGCTTTGAAATGACAGAGATCAAAAGGAATTTCTTCCTGGACCATTATGCTGAAACTATTTTTGAGAATGGCATTCAGGCGAAGCATATGGTGGTTCTGGAAAGATCTCTGAAGTGA
- a CDS encoding GLPGLI family protein translates to MFFFLLVCGIIYAQSEQLNSEYEVIYKVKMYPDTTSKNNVIEENVSLLIKGDKSLFKSTKKAIRDSIAMAIGKKSFENPVDGKVILDMRTVPGVNFKSEVFSEGGKQTVYKELLKNRFSYPLEDPIDWKIESDTKTIATYLCKKAIGKYKGRNYTAWFTEAVPIPNGPYVFKGLPGLVLEVYDTNNHVSFSMVSFKKVAKPIILMNDVAKTNYEIYHKARQNFIDNPSGTFMSQTGLSVRPSDVSRINSNVRRFNNYID, encoded by the coding sequence ATGTTCTTTTTTCTATTAGTATGTGGTATTATTTACGCTCAATCAGAACAGCTTAACTCCGAGTATGAAGTTATATACAAGGTCAAAATGTACCCTGATACAACATCTAAAAACAATGTAATAGAGGAAAATGTATCATTACTAATAAAAGGCGATAAATCTTTGTTTAAAAGTACAAAAAAAGCAATCCGAGATTCAATAGCAATGGCAATAGGAAAAAAAAGTTTTGAAAATCCTGTAGACGGTAAAGTCATATTAGATATGCGAACTGTTCCCGGTGTCAACTTTAAATCGGAAGTTTTTTCTGAAGGCGGAAAACAAACTGTTTATAAAGAACTGTTGAAAAACCGCTTTTCTTATCCATTAGAAGACCCGATCGATTGGAAAATTGAAAGTGATACTAAAACAATAGCTACATATTTATGTAAAAAAGCTATTGGAAAATATAAAGGTAGGAATTACACAGCTTGGTTTACCGAAGCTGTTCCCATTCCTAATGGTCCCTATGTTTTTAAAGGCTTACCGGGTTTGGTATTGGAGGTTTACGATACTAATAACCATGTAAGCTTTTCTATGGTAAGTTTTAAAAAAGTTGCAAAACCAATAATTCTTATGAATGATGTTGCTAAAACTAACTATGAAATCTATCACAAGGCAAGACAAAATTTTATAGATAATCCTTCAGGAACCTTTATGAGTCAAACGGGACTTTCTGTACGACCTTCAGATGTTTCAAGAATTAATAGTAACGTTAGAAGATTTAATAATTACATTGATTAG
- a CDS encoding helix-turn-helix domain-containing protein translates to MEKLRNLRKQRGYTQDYMSKIIATDVSNYCRKENGEVKIFDDEWEKLAKALDVSVEDIKEERRINAVQNNDNLTFNDGSYNQSGNYNYYCNVPEHVLANLNDYIALLKEQNEALKKESGKGK, encoded by the coding sequence ATGGAAAAGCTAAGAAATCTAAGAAAACAAAGAGGCTACACTCAGGATTATATGTCTAAGATCATCGCTACCGATGTCTCTAATTACTGTCGCAAAGAAAATGGCGAAGTTAAGATTTTCGATGACGAATGGGAAAAACTGGCCAAAGCGCTGGATGTTTCCGTAGAGGATATCAAGGAGGAAAGGCGTATCAATGCTGTTCAGAATAATGATAATCTTACGTTTAACGATGGTTCTTACAATCAATCTGGCAATTATAATTATTACTGCAATGTACCCGAACATGTTTTAGCCAACCTGAATGATTATATCGCTTTATTGAAAGAGCAGAATGAGGCTTTAAAGAAAGAATCAGGAAAAGGGAAGTAG
- a CDS encoding DUF6157 family protein — MKKIHSTNYFDTFIEVAEDTKRNGSMKPPAKDKKTVAEMQYDYIAGHPYQYTSDDVLFQVFADRNDLTKAEYKEAREQFFSKGQPCFRASPLTKMYGFGIHSNSEGKIALYGMDTEDYQKFLADPKVKKIKAMKSGK, encoded by the coding sequence ATGAAAAAAATTCATTCAACAAATTATTTCGACACTTTTATTGAAGTGGCAGAAGACACGAAAAGAAACGGCAGTATGAAACCACCGGCAAAAGACAAAAAAACCGTCGCCGAAATGCAATACGACTACATTGCCGGGCATCCATACCAATACACTTCAGACGACGTTTTATTCCAGGTATTCGCAGACAGGAACGACCTTACGAAAGCAGAATACAAGGAAGCCAGGGAACAATTCTTTTCCAAAGGCCAGCCCTGTTTCAGGGCTTCACCACTCACCAAAATGTATGGTTTCGGAATTCACAGCAACAGTGAAGGTAAAATTGCCCTGTATGGAATGGATACTGAAGACTACCAAAAATTCCTGGCCGACCCCAAGGTTAAAAAGATAAAGGCTATGAAATCGGGAAAGTGA
- a CDS encoding carboxymuconolactone decarboxylase family protein: MKLLIIIPLLVLGIHAGGQIQSSAMQSERYQKGWEKLREIEGKTGEKVIESLQGISPDLGMFIVEYAYGDIYTRNALDLKSREIAVVAALTAMGNAEPQLKVHINGALNTGSSINELKEVILQMSVYAGFPKAMNGMNALKEVLHDRQQQGIKDKRGNTATKTKTDRIKLGEQEISKLDSQQVEKLKKAYQDFSPDLIKFILGYGYADIFARDNLDKKYRQIATISALTALGTAQPQLKFHIYGGLNIGLTENEIKEIMLMMTVYSGFPSAINGINVLKEVLAEREKDNSNR; this comes from the coding sequence ATGAAACTACTCATCATTATTCCGCTTCTTGTATTGGGCATCCATGCAGGCGGACAAATACAATCAAGTGCAATGCAATCAGAAAGATATCAAAAAGGCTGGGAAAAGCTCAGGGAAATTGAAGGAAAAACAGGAGAAAAGGTGATTGAAAGCTTACAGGGCATTTCTCCGGATTTGGGAATGTTCATTGTTGAATATGCTTATGGAGATATCTATACCAGAAACGCCCTGGATTTGAAATCCAGAGAGATCGCTGTTGTTGCAGCGTTAACGGCTATGGGAAATGCGGAGCCACAGCTGAAAGTCCATATCAACGGGGCCCTGAATACAGGAAGTTCAATAAACGAACTTAAAGAAGTTATTTTACAAATGTCCGTATATGCAGGCTTTCCAAAGGCTATGAATGGGATGAATGCATTAAAAGAGGTACTGCACGACAGACAGCAGCAGGGAATTAAAGACAAAAGAGGAAATACAGCCACAAAAACAAAAACAGACCGTATAAAATTGGGCGAACAGGAAATATCGAAACTAGACAGCCAGCAGGTAGAAAAACTAAAAAAAGCTTATCAGGATTTTTCACCTGACCTTATCAAATTTATCTTGGGATACGGCTATGCAGATATTTTCGCAAGGGATAATTTAGATAAAAAATACCGGCAGATAGCAACCATTTCAGCATTAACGGCCTTAGGTACAGCACAGCCACAGCTTAAATTCCACATCTACGGCGGCCTAAATATCGGGCTTACAGAAAATGAAATAAAAGAAATCATGCTGATGATGACGGTTTATTCAGGCTTTCCATCCGCCATTAACGGAATCAATGTGCTGAAAGAAGTTCTTGCAGAACGTGAAAAAGACAATAGCAATCGTTAG
- a CDS encoding VOC family protein: MKPRISVLTLGVADLERSVQFYRDGFGLSTEGIIGKEFEYGAVAFFDLQSGLRLALWPRKSMMHDTGIPLENNSALEFTIGHNVRSKEEVDSVMKTAQKAGAKMIKPAADTFWGGYAGYFQDPDGHLWEIVYNPDFMPKD, from the coding sequence ATGAAACCAAGAATTTCAGTATTGACATTAGGTGTCGCAGACCTGGAACGATCTGTTCAGTTCTATCGTGACGGATTTGGATTGTCCACAGAAGGAATTATCGGAAAGGAATTTGAATACGGTGCCGTCGCATTTTTTGACCTGCAAAGCGGCTTACGGCTTGCACTCTGGCCGAGGAAGAGCATGATGCATGATACAGGCATACCGCTGGAAAACAACTCTGCATTGGAATTTACCATCGGGCACAATGTCAGAAGCAAAGAAGAGGTAGATTCAGTCATGAAAACCGCTCAAAAGGCAGGAGCAAAAATGATCAAGCCTGCCGCAGATACCTTTTGGGGCGGTTATGCAGGGTATTTCCAGGATCCTGACGGACATCTGTGGGAAATTGTCTATAACCCTGATTTTATGCCTAAAGACTAA
- a CDS encoding VOC family protein: MENIFQTYKPDNFHTVTPYLFVDQPNLLIEFLKNTFFAKEINRSVNPATGDIANCILQIGDTCFMISQARAPFDDMKTALYLFVDDVEALHKRAVAYGAKVDFEPADMPYQDRRPESLILVGITGG; the protein is encoded by the coding sequence ATGGAAAATATATTTCAAACATATAAACCTGACAACTTTCACACGGTAACACCCTACTTATTTGTTGATCAACCCAATCTTTTGATTGAATTCCTGAAAAACACCTTTTTTGCTAAAGAAATTAATCGTTCTGTAAATCCCGCAACTGGTGATATTGCCAATTGTATATTACAGATTGGTGACACCTGTTTTATGATCAGCCAGGCCAGAGCACCTTTTGACGATATGAAAACAGCACTTTACCTGTTTGTGGATGACGTGGAGGCTTTGCATAAAAGAGCTGTTGCATATGGCGCAAAGGTTGATTTTGAGCCCGCCGATATGCCTTATCAGGACAGACGTCCGGAATCATTGATCCTTGTGGGAATTACTGGTGGATAA
- a CDS encoding SDR family oxidoreductase, whose protein sequence is MKHILVTGGNGFLGKSICSIASRNGIHAVSISRHGRPKHMAPDDYSLVQWVKADIFNPVEWKPYLKDCIAVIHCIGIAEEIPDRGITYEHMIYESAKIVAITAKANNVHKLVYISAGAPPPEASEGYMNNKIAAEKFLRSPELDFDLTILKPGMLYGLERPETIEENKEIQKLLQDPVIRKEIWPNRPLPVETVARVALYSAMHTLDAADLYVDDIEHLSKKINL, encoded by the coding sequence ATGAAACACATTCTTGTTACAGGCGGTAATGGATTCCTTGGAAAATCTATTTGTTCTATCGCATCCCGAAACGGCATTCACGCTGTAAGCATTTCCAGGCATGGGCGGCCAAAACATATGGCTCCCGATGATTACTCATTGGTGCAGTGGGTAAAAGCAGATATTTTTAATCCGGTAGAGTGGAAGCCATACTTAAAAGACTGTATTGCAGTGATCCACTGTATAGGGATTGCTGAAGAAATTCCGGATCGGGGAATTACCTACGAGCATATGATTTATGAATCGGCAAAAATAGTAGCCATTACGGCAAAGGCCAATAATGTACATAAACTGGTCTATATATCTGCCGGTGCTCCTCCTCCTGAAGCATCTGAAGGTTATATGAATAATAAAATTGCAGCGGAGAAATTTCTCCGTTCGCCTGAACTGGATTTTGACCTCACTATTCTGAAACCCGGAATGCTCTATGGTTTGGAAAGACCAGAAACTATTGAAGAAAATAAGGAGATACAGAAGCTCTTACAGGATCCTGTAATAAGGAAGGAGATATGGCCGAATCGCCCTTTACCGGTAGAAACCGTTGCCAGGGTTGCGTTGTATTCGGCAATGCATACACTGGATGCAGCGGATTTATACGTGGATGACATCGAACATCTATCAAAAAAAATCAATCTTTAA